Proteins from a genomic interval of Caulobacter rhizosphaerae:
- a CDS encoding TonB-dependent receptor, which yields MTTANTLRSRLHRGAALTALVLAVGAAAPAFAQDTGSVTLDDVIVTAQKRSENIQEVPVSVATMGGEKLDALFAGGEDVLALSSRVPGLFVESSNGRAAPRFYIRGLGNTDFDLAASQPVSVIMDDVVMENVVLKSTPIFDVEQVEVLRGPQGTLFGRNTTAGIVKFDSVKPSQVFKANGTVTYGSYGSWTAEGSVGGPLVEGKLAGRIAILGQHRDNYIDNTFTNVKDAMGGYDEYAIRGQLLWTPTENLSVLLNAHNRTLDGTAAIFRANILTKGSNKINGNFDRDAVFYNGGANNPQKYDGNGESIKVDYDFGGVTLTSISAYETTNGYSRGDIDGGVAGTGPGFIPFDSDTRDGIDDLDQYTQEVRLASDTEGPLSWQFGGYYFKSDFLVTTDAGFNKATLNHKNTAWAGFGQVAYQVNDKLKLTGGARYTDDKKTMTVVGSTAPEVSVSDSKVSWDLSAFYDVTDDFSLYARAAHGFRGPTIQGRDIVFFSPASVAKSETIQSYEVGFKSELLDRRIRFNGAAFTYEEKNPQFSAIGGATNGTLLVNADKGQAYGVEFDGEFKVTENLLLTAGYSYNHTKIKDKDLAVAVCAQCTVTDPLNASGQALVDGNPFPNAPKYVLNFTARYSYPIGDGELFAYTDWFRQGYTNVFLYQSKEFYSKGDFEGGLKLGYAKRDGAYEIAAFARNITNEVNLRGAIDFNNLTGFVNEPRIVGISISAKR from the coding sequence ATGACCACCGCCAACACGCTGCGCAGCCGCCTCCACCGCGGCGCCGCCCTCACCGCCCTGGTCCTGGCCGTCGGCGCCGCCGCGCCGGCCTTCGCCCAGGACACCGGCTCCGTCACCCTGGACGACGTGATCGTCACCGCCCAGAAGCGCTCGGAAAACATCCAGGAAGTGCCGGTCTCGGTCGCCACCATGGGCGGCGAGAAGCTGGACGCGCTGTTCGCCGGCGGCGAGGACGTGCTGGCCCTGTCCAGCCGGGTGCCCGGCCTGTTCGTCGAAAGCTCCAACGGCCGCGCCGCCCCGCGCTTCTACATCCGCGGCCTGGGCAACACCGACTTCGACCTGGCCGCCTCGCAGCCGGTGTCGGTGATCATGGACGACGTGGTCATGGAAAACGTCGTGCTGAAGAGCACGCCGATCTTCGACGTCGAGCAGGTGGAAGTGCTGCGCGGCCCGCAGGGCACGCTGTTCGGTCGCAACACCACCGCCGGCATCGTCAAGTTCGACAGCGTCAAGCCGAGCCAGGTCTTCAAGGCCAACGGCACGGTGACCTACGGCTCGTACGGCTCGTGGACGGCCGAAGGCAGCGTCGGCGGCCCGCTGGTCGAAGGCAAGCTGGCCGGCCGCATCGCCATCCTGGGCCAGCACCGCGACAACTATATCGACAACACCTTCACCAACGTGAAGGACGCGATGGGCGGCTATGACGAATACGCCATCCGCGGCCAGTTGCTGTGGACCCCGACCGAGAACCTCAGCGTCCTGCTGAACGCCCACAATCGCACCCTGGACGGCACGGCCGCGATCTTCCGCGCCAACATCCTCACCAAGGGCAGCAACAAGATCAACGGCAACTTCGACCGCGACGCCGTCTTCTACAACGGCGGGGCCAACAACCCGCAGAAGTACGACGGCAACGGCGAGTCGATTAAGGTCGACTACGACTTCGGCGGCGTGACCCTGACCTCGATCAGCGCCTACGAGACCACCAACGGCTACAGCCGCGGCGACATCGACGGCGGCGTGGCCGGCACGGGCCCGGGCTTCATCCCGTTCGACTCCGACACCCGGGACGGCATCGACGACCTGGACCAGTACACCCAGGAAGTGCGCCTGGCCTCGGACACCGAAGGCCCGCTCAGCTGGCAGTTCGGCGGCTACTACTTCAAGTCGGACTTCCTGGTCACCACCGACGCCGGATTCAACAAGGCGACGCTGAACCACAAGAACACCGCCTGGGCCGGCTTCGGCCAGGTCGCCTACCAGGTCAACGACAAGCTGAAGCTGACCGGCGGCGCCCGCTACACCGACGACAAGAAGACCATGACCGTCGTCGGTTCGACCGCGCCGGAAGTGTCGGTGTCGGACAGCAAGGTCTCGTGGGACTTGTCGGCCTTCTACGACGTGACCGACGACTTCAGCCTGTACGCCCGTGCCGCCCACGGCTTCCGCGGCCCGACCATCCAGGGCCGCGACATCGTCTTCTTCAGCCCCGCCTCGGTGGCCAAGTCGGAAACGATCCAGTCGTACGAAGTCGGCTTCAAGAGCGAACTGCTGGACCGCCGCATCCGCTTCAATGGCGCGGCCTTTACCTATGAAGAGAAGAACCCGCAGTTCAGCGCCATCGGCGGCGCCACCAACGGCACCCTGCTGGTCAACGCCGACAAGGGCCAGGCCTATGGCGTCGAGTTCGACGGCGAGTTCAAGGTCACCGAGAACCTGCTGCTGACCGCCGGCTACAGCTACAACCACACCAAGATCAAGGACAAGGATCTGGCCGTGGCGGTCTGCGCCCAGTGCACGGTCACCGACCCTCTGAACGCCTCGGGCCAGGCCCTGGTCGACGGCAACCCGTTCCCGAACGCGCCGAAGTACGTGCTGAACTTCACGGCCCGCTACAGCTATCCGATCGGCGACGGCGAACTGTTCGCCTACACCGACTGGTTCCGCCAGGGCTACACGAACGTCTTCCTCTACCAGAGCAAGGAGTTCTACTCGAAGGGCGACTTCGAGGGCGGCCTGAAGCTGGGCTACGCCAAGCGCGACGGCGCCTATGAGATCGCCGCGTTCGCCCGCAACATCACCAACGAGGTGAACCTGCGCGGCGCGATCGACTTCAACAACCTGACCGGTTTCGTCAACGAGCCTCGGATCGTCGGCATCTCGATCAGCGCCAAGCGGTAA
- the hpxZ gene encoding oxalurate catabolism protein HpxZ, with amino-acid sequence MTSVNDPDVLAEVTAAVDAYETALMTNDVEALDGFFRDAPETVRYGVAENLYGFEAIAAFRIGRSGGSPQRSRLRTEITTFGRDFAVANVEFQREGAKRTGRQSQTWIRAETGWKIVSAHVSLLQDGVDQRLAP; translated from the coding sequence ATGACCTCCGTCAACGACCCCGACGTCCTGGCCGAGGTGACCGCCGCCGTCGACGCCTACGAGACGGCGCTGATGACCAACGACGTCGAGGCGCTGGACGGCTTTTTCCGCGACGCGCCCGAGACGGTGCGCTACGGCGTGGCCGAGAACCTCTACGGCTTCGAGGCGATCGCGGCCTTTCGAATCGGCCGCTCGGGCGGCTCGCCGCAGAGGTCACGCCTGAGGACGGAAATCACCACGTTTGGGCGAGACTTCGCCGTCGCCAACGTCGAATTCCAGCGCGAAGGGGCAAAACGCACCGGACGCCAGAGCCAGACCTGGATCCGCGCCGAAACCGGCTGGAAAATCGTCTCGGCCCACGTTTCGCTTCTGCAGGACGGCGTCGACCAACGCCTTGCTCCATAA
- a CDS encoding AtzE family amidohydrolase, producing MSTADFRSAQAVAADVREGRTTARAEIEAALARARDDRFNAYTAVFAERALAQAEAIDADLAVGRPVGPLAGAPFAVKNLFDVEGATTIAGSRIRRDAPPAAQDATAVQRLTAAGAVLVGALNMDEFAYGFVTENAHDGPTRNPHDPARIAGGSSGGSAAAVSGGLVPLTLGSDTNGSIRIPASLCGVFGLKPTLGRLSRQGAFPFVESLDHVGPFARSVADLALAYDLMQGPDPLDPLCRRPAEPVAPRLQAAADAPLRVGVLGGWFAQGAFPEVLEALEIVADALQARRGVELPGAELARAAAFCLTPIEAAHLHWPDLKVRPLDYDPAVRDRLLAGALAPDAVAEVARRYRPVFRDAVRAVFEDFDVLLAPASVCPAPGIGQATMEMGGQQVSVRKNLGAYTQPISYVGLPVVAAPVNRPGKLPIGVQIIAPAWREDLALAAALRLERAGVVAAHRPPEPAQ from the coding sequence ATGAGCACGGCCGACTTCCGCTCCGCCCAGGCCGTCGCCGCCGACGTCCGCGAGGGTCGGACCACCGCCCGGGCCGAGATCGAGGCCGCCCTGGCCCGCGCGCGCGACGACCGATTCAACGCCTATACCGCCGTCTTCGCCGAGCGCGCCCTGGCCCAGGCCGAGGCGATCGACGCCGACCTCGCCGTCGGCCGCCCCGTCGGCCCGCTGGCCGGCGCGCCGTTCGCGGTCAAGAACCTGTTCGACGTCGAAGGCGCGACCACGATCGCCGGCTCGCGCATCCGCCGCGACGCGCCGCCCGCCGCGCAGGACGCCACCGCCGTCCAGCGCCTGACCGCCGCCGGGGCGGTGCTGGTCGGCGCGCTGAACATGGACGAGTTCGCCTATGGCTTCGTCACCGAGAACGCCCACGACGGCCCAACCCGCAATCCGCATGACCCGGCCCGCATCGCCGGCGGCTCGTCCGGCGGTTCGGCCGCGGCGGTCAGCGGCGGCCTCGTGCCCCTGACCCTGGGCTCGGACACCAATGGCTCGATCCGCATCCCCGCCAGCCTGTGCGGGGTGTTCGGCCTCAAGCCCACCCTGGGCCGCCTGTCGCGCCAGGGCGCCTTTCCCTTTGTCGAGAGCCTGGACCATGTCGGGCCGTTCGCCCGTTCGGTCGCCGACCTGGCCCTCGCCTACGACCTGATGCAGGGCCCCGATCCGCTGGATCCGCTCTGCCGTCGGCCCGCCGAACCGGTCGCCCCCCGCCTGCAAGCTGCCGCCGACGCACCCCTTCGCGTCGGCGTGCTGGGCGGCTGGTTCGCGCAGGGCGCCTTTCCCGAGGTGCTGGAGGCGCTGGAGATCGTCGCCGACGCCCTGCAGGCCCGGCGCGGCGTCGAACTTCCGGGCGCCGAACTGGCCCGCGCCGCCGCCTTCTGCCTGACGCCGATCGAGGCCGCGCACCTGCACTGGCCCGACCTGAAGGTCCGGCCCCTCGACTACGACCCCGCCGTCCGCGACCGCCTGCTGGCCGGGGCCCTGGCGCCCGACGCCGTCGCCGAGGTCGCGCGCCGCTACCGCCCGGTGTTCCGCGACGCCGTGCGGGCGGTGTTCGAGGATTTCGACGTGCTGCTGGCCCCCGCCTCGGTCTGCCCCGCGCCCGGCATCGGCCAGGCGACCATGGAGATGGGCGGCCAACAGGTCTCGGTCCGCAAGAACCTGGGCGCCTACACCCAACCGATCAGCTATGTCGGGCTCCCGGTAGTGGCCGCCCCCGTCAACCGCCCCGGCAAGCTGCCGATCGGCGTGCAGATCATCGCCCCGGCCTGGCGCGAGGACCTGGCCCTGGCCGCCGCCCTGCGCCTGGAACGGGCCGGCGTCGTGGCCGCTCACCGTCCGCCGGAACCCGCGCAATGA
- a CDS encoding AtzG-like protein, whose translation MTTDPALAAFLALDDQAVAAYADARAEALGLALPPETRAGVVDNLALLRRQAATFVAAVGLDDTVPLEPFEP comes from the coding sequence ATGACGACCGATCCGGCGCTCGCAGCGTTCCTGGCCCTCGACGACCAGGCGGTCGCCGCCTATGCGGACGCCCGGGCCGAGGCTCTGGGCCTGGCCCTGCCGCCGGAGACCCGCGCCGGCGTGGTCGACAACCTGGCCCTGCTGCGTCGCCAAGCCGCGACGTTCGTGGCCGCCGTCGGCCTGGACGACACCGTCCCGCTCGAGCCGTTCGAGCCATGA
- a CDS encoding acetamidase/formamidase family protein — protein sequence MRHHLASTPDTVRFGIFDAAFAPVLTIAPGDTVVIDCVSGGPEVMPAPDSGLAIPPALQAIHDAKLERIGPHILTGPVAIAGAEPGDTLEVRIEAIEPNNVWGYCAVRPLAGTLPDEFPDRYVSHIAVDAAAGTCKPSWGPTLPLRPFFGTTGVAPPPRYGRLSSREPREHGGNMDCKELVAGSTLFLPVWVPGANFSAGDGHGRQGDGEVCVNALEMGLTGTFTFVLHKAADVGVRTWPSAESPTHYLTFGFNEDLDLAMKQALRAMIELIVARSSLTRVQAYQFCSLAVDFRVTQTVNGEKGVHGMLEKGVLF from the coding sequence ATGCGGCATCACCTGGCCTCGACCCCGGACACCGTGCGCTTCGGGATCTTCGACGCCGCCTTCGCACCGGTGCTGACGATCGCGCCGGGCGACACGGTGGTGATCGACTGCGTGTCGGGCGGTCCCGAGGTGATGCCGGCGCCGGACTCCGGCCTGGCTATCCCGCCCGCCCTGCAGGCGATCCACGACGCCAAACTGGAGCGCATCGGCCCGCACATCCTGACGGGGCCCGTGGCGATCGCGGGGGCCGAGCCGGGCGACACGCTGGAGGTGCGGATCGAGGCCATCGAGCCGAACAACGTCTGGGGCTACTGCGCCGTCCGGCCGCTGGCCGGGACCCTGCCGGACGAGTTTCCCGATCGCTATGTCAGCCATATCGCGGTCGACGCCGCGGCAGGGACCTGCAAGCCAAGCTGGGGCCCGACCCTGCCGCTGCGCCCGTTCTTCGGCACCACCGGCGTCGCGCCGCCGCCCCGCTATGGACGCCTGTCCAGCCGCGAGCCGCGCGAGCACGGCGGCAACATGGACTGCAAGGAGCTGGTCGCCGGCTCGACCCTGTTCCTGCCGGTCTGGGTTCCAGGCGCCAACTTCTCGGCCGGCGACGGCCACGGCCGCCAGGGCGATGGCGAGGTCTGCGTCAACGCCCTGGAGATGGGCCTGACCGGGACCTTCACCTTCGTCCTGCACAAGGCCGCCGACGTCGGCGTCCGGACCTGGCCGAGCGCGGAAAGTCCGACCCATTATCTGACCTTCGGCTTCAACGAGGACCTGGACCTGGCGATGAAGCAGGCGCTGCGGGCCATGATCGAGCTGATCGTCGCGCGGTCTTCGCTGACGCGCGTGCAGGCCTATCAGTTTTGCTCGCTGGCCGTGGACTTCCGCGTGACCCAGACGGTCAACGGCGAGAAGGGCGTGCATGGCATGCTGGAGAAGGGGGTGTTGTTTTGA
- a CDS encoding TetR/AcrR family transcriptional regulator, whose amino-acid sequence MTTLVETPSAEPTDDAAPAPRKRNAERTRKAILTAALREFSQAGYAGARIEKIVKAAKCNIRMLYHYFGDKKGLYLAVLEAAYEDLRGREAELEIDFERPLEGFLALQRFTSDYFEKNPRIDGLLRNENLLQGKFVAQSRKVTETAFPLRRTIERLIDSGQKQGIFRDNLDWAQIYVTIAAMSRFHLANGYSLSVTLDTDMSKPEWRRARLAHALELLEGYLRK is encoded by the coding sequence GTGACCACCCTGGTAGAGACGCCATCGGCCGAACCGACCGACGACGCCGCTCCGGCGCCCCGCAAGCGCAACGCCGAGCGGACGCGCAAAGCGATCCTGACCGCGGCGCTGCGGGAGTTCTCCCAGGCGGGCTACGCCGGCGCGCGGATCGAGAAGATCGTCAAGGCCGCCAAGTGCAACATCCGCATGCTCTACCACTATTTCGGCGACAAGAAGGGCCTGTACCTGGCGGTGCTGGAAGCCGCCTACGAGGACCTGCGCGGCCGCGAGGCCGAGCTGGAGATCGACTTCGAACGGCCGCTGGAGGGCTTTCTCGCGCTGCAGCGCTTCACCTCCGACTATTTCGAGAAGAACCCGCGCATCGACGGCCTGCTGCGCAACGAGAACCTGCTGCAGGGCAAGTTCGTGGCTCAGTCGCGCAAGGTCACCGAGACAGCCTTTCCGCTACGCCGGACCATCGAGCGGCTGATCGACAGCGGCCAGAAGCAGGGGATCTTCCGCGACAACCTCGACTGGGCCCAGATCTACGTGACCATCGCGGCCATGAGCCGCTTCCACCTGGCCAACGGCTACTCGCTGTCGGTGACGCTGGACACCGACATGAGCAAGCCGGAATGGCGACGGGCCCGGCTGGCGCATGCGCTGGAACTGCTGGAGGGGTATCTGCGGAAGTAG
- a CDS encoding urate hydroxylase PuuD, with translation MEYDLTTWLNLSLRWLHVIAGVAWIGASFYFVWLDNNLRPPVPEKDGVKGELWAVHGGGFYHSQKYMTAPAHMPDHLHWFKWEAYTTWLSGFALLIVLYYVGAPVYLIDASKHAFSQAGAIATGLAFIFGGLAVYEGLCRSPLGARPRLFGVVWFLTLTAAAWALTRLFSDRGASIHVGAIIGTCMVGNVFLVIIPNQRKIVADMLAGRPVDPRLGAMGKQRSVHNTHMTLPVIFIMISNHYPAVTGHHLAWLLLALISAGGVSIRYFFILRHHGVIKPDYLILGAFLIFSVSMIASLKSKAPETVSNVPFPVAQAIVQRHCVMCHSATPTHKGFTAPPNGAAFDTPAGMARYAGKIRERAVETTSMPLGNETHITDAERAQLGAWIKAGAKTQ, from the coding sequence TTGGAATACGATCTGACCACCTGGCTGAACCTGTCCCTGCGCTGGCTGCACGTGATCGCCGGCGTCGCCTGGATCGGCGCCTCGTTCTACTTCGTCTGGCTGGACAACAACCTGCGCCCGCCCGTCCCCGAGAAGGACGGCGTGAAGGGCGAGCTGTGGGCCGTGCACGGCGGCGGCTTCTACCATTCGCAGAAGTACATGACCGCCCCGGCCCACATGCCCGACCACCTGCACTGGTTCAAGTGGGAGGCCTACACCACCTGGCTGTCGGGCTTCGCCCTGCTGATCGTGCTCTACTATGTCGGCGCCCCGGTCTATCTGATCGACGCTTCCAAGCACGCCTTCAGCCAGGCCGGCGCCATTGCCACGGGTCTGGCCTTCATCTTCGGCGGCTTGGCTGTCTACGAAGGCCTGTGCCGCTCGCCGCTGGGCGCCAGGCCGCGCCTGTTCGGCGTCGTCTGGTTCCTGACGCTGACGGCGGCGGCCTGGGCCCTGACCCGGCTCTTCTCCGACCGTGGCGCCTCCATCCATGTCGGCGCGATCATCGGCACCTGCATGGTCGGCAACGTGTTCCTGGTGATCATCCCCAACCAGCGCAAGATCGTCGCCGACATGCTGGCCGGCCGCCCCGTCGATCCGCGCTTGGGCGCCATGGGCAAGCAGCGCTCGGTGCACAACACCCACATGACCCTGCCGGTCATCTTTATCATGATCAGCAACCACTATCCGGCGGTCACCGGCCACCACCTGGCCTGGCTGCTGCTGGCGCTGATCAGCGCGGGCGGCGTGTCGATCCGCTACTTCTTCATCCTGCGCCACCATGGGGTCATCAAGCCCGACTACCTGATCCTGGGAGCGTTCCTGATCTTCAGCGTCAGCATGATCGCCAGCCTCAAGTCCAAGGCGCCCGAGACGGTTTCAAACGTGCCCTTCCCCGTGGCCCAGGCCATCGTCCAGAGGCATTGCGTGATGTGCCATTCGGCCACCCCGACCCACAAGGGCTTCACCGCCCCGCCCAACGGCGCGGCCTTCGACACCCCGGCCGGCATGGCGCGCTATGCGGGCAAGATCCGCGAGCGCGCGGTCGAGACGACCAGCATGCCGCTCGGAAACGAGACTCACATTACCGATGCCGAGCGCGCCCAGCTGGGCGCCTGGATCAAGGCGGGAGCGAAGACGCAGTGA
- the uraD gene encoding 2-oxo-4-hydroxy-4-carboxy-5-ureidoimidazoline decarboxylase: MSAPPLTLADLNRMNRTGFATTLGFAFELSPWVVKRAYDAAPFDSVEALHAATMAVLEAASEDQRLALIRAHPELAGKAAIAKTLTAESNAEQASAGLDRLTPEEYERFHALNAAYRQRFGFPFIIAVRLNDKTAILAAMQARLKNDQAAEIAEAIRQIGLISKLRLQDAVTG; the protein is encoded by the coding sequence ATGAGCGCCCCGCCCCTGACCCTGGCCGACCTGAACCGGATGAACCGCACCGGCTTCGCCACCACGCTCGGCTTCGCCTTCGAGCTGTCGCCCTGGGTCGTCAAGCGCGCCTATGACGCAGCGCCGTTCGACAGCGTCGAGGCCTTGCACGCCGCGACCATGGCCGTTCTGGAGGCCGCCTCGGAGGACCAGCGCCTGGCCCTGATCCGCGCCCACCCGGAACTGGCCGGCAAGGCGGCGATCGCCAAGACCCTGACCGCCGAGAGCAACGCCGAACAGGCCAGCGCCGGCCTGGACCGACTGACGCCGGAGGAGTACGAGCGTTTCCACGCCCTGAACGCCGCCTATCGCCAGCGCTTCGGCTTTCCGTTCATCATCGCCGTGCGGCTGAACGACAAGACAGCGATCCTGGCCGCCATGCAGGCGCGCCTGAAGAACGACCAGGCCGCCGAGATCGCCGAGGCGATCCGACAGATCGGCCTGATCTCGAAACTCCGGCTGCAAGACGCGGTGACCGGATGA
- the puuE gene encoding allantoinase PuuE has protein sequence MTYPRNLIGYGENPPHAQWPNGARIAVQFVLNYEEGAERSVLHGDSQAEHFLSEMVGAQPIPDARHMAMESLYEYGARAGFWRIRRLFEDFGLPLTVFGVAQAMARHPDAVEAMLKSGWEVATHGYRWIDYQHFPEALEREHIAQAIEIHEALTGERPLGWYQGRTSPNTARLIAQEGGFVYDADSYADDLPYWDDQHGRPQLIAPYTLDANDMRFAAPQGFNSGDQFFAYLRDTFDALYLEGETAPKMMSVGLHCRIVGKPGRIMALRRFLEHVTAHDKVWVARRIDIARHWIATHPYKAPTNKESAQ, from the coding sequence ATGACCTATCCAAGAAACCTCATCGGCTACGGCGAAAACCCGCCCCATGCCCAGTGGCCGAACGGCGCCCGGATCGCCGTGCAGTTTGTCCTCAACTACGAGGAAGGCGCCGAGCGCTCCGTCCTGCACGGCGACTCGCAGGCCGAGCACTTCCTGTCGGAGATGGTCGGCGCCCAGCCGATCCCCGACGCTCGGCACATGGCGATGGAGAGCCTCTACGAATACGGCGCGCGGGCCGGTTTCTGGCGCATCCGCCGGCTGTTCGAGGACTTCGGCCTGCCGCTGACCGTCTTTGGCGTGGCCCAGGCCATGGCCCGCCACCCTGACGCCGTCGAGGCCATGCTGAAGTCCGGCTGGGAGGTCGCCACCCACGGCTATCGCTGGATCGACTACCAGCATTTCCCCGAGGCGCTGGAACGCGAGCACATCGCCCAGGCCATCGAGATCCACGAGGCCCTGACCGGCGAGCGGCCGCTGGGCTGGTACCAGGGCCGCACCAGCCCCAACACCGCCCGGCTGATCGCCCAGGAAGGCGGCTTCGTCTACGACGCCGACAGCTACGCCGACGACCTGCCCTACTGGGACGACCAGCATGGCCGGCCGCAGTTGATCGCGCCCTACACGCTGGACGCCAACGACATGCGCTTCGCCGCGCCCCAGGGCTTCAACAGCGGCGACCAGTTCTTCGCCTATCTGCGCGACACGTTCGACGCCCTCTACCTCGAAGGCGAGACCGCGCCGAAGATGATGAGCGTGGGCCTGCACTGCCGGATCGTCGGCAAGCCGGGCCGGATCATGGCCCTGCGCCGCTTCCTCGAGCACGTCACCGCCCACGACAAGGTCTGGGTGGCCAGGCGCATCGACATCGCGCGGCACTGGATCGCGACCCACCCCTACAAGGCCCCCACGAACAAGGAGAGCGCCCAATGA
- a CDS encoding pyridoxal-phosphate-dependent aminotransferase family protein, whose translation MRAAGEPRRTHGVPEPPIEALQMTTTQTFGELDHPSRLLMGPGPINVHPRVLRAMSVQLLGQFDPEFTGYMNETMALYRQVFQTQNRWTFLIDGTSRAAIEAALVSVLAPGDDVVVVNAGRFGLLLSEIAQRCDAKVTLVEGEWGKVVDPQAVEDAVKRVRPRLVACVHGDTSTTMAQPIAAIGEICQRYDALLYVDATATIGGMSTPVDAWRADIVTGGLQKCLGGPSGSGPITISDRAAEHINGRKHVEAGIATAGSVAGNGRRIASNYFDLAMIMDYWSDKRLNHHTEAASMLYAARECARVVLEEGLQARFARHAQAGAAVVAGVEAMGLSVYGDKAHKMTNVTAVVIPPGVDGDRVRTRMRTDFEIEIGTAFGPLAGKVWRIGAMGVNARKHAVLTTLAALEAVLRGEGYGFTAGAGVDAALGMFS comes from the coding sequence GTGCGAGCCGCAGGCGAGCCTCGAAGGACGCACGGCGTCCCCGAACCACCAATTGAAGCGCTCCAGATGACCACCACCCAGACCTTCGGCGAACTCGACCATCCCTCTCGGCTGCTGATGGGCCCCGGCCCGATCAACGTGCATCCGCGCGTGCTGCGGGCCATGTCGGTGCAGTTGCTGGGCCAGTTCGACCCGGAGTTCACCGGCTACATGAACGAGACCATGGCGCTGTACCGCCAGGTGTTCCAGACGCAGAACCGCTGGACCTTCCTGATCGACGGCACGTCGCGCGCCGCCATCGAAGCGGCCCTGGTCTCGGTGCTGGCGCCGGGCGACGACGTGGTGGTGGTCAACGCCGGACGCTTTGGCCTTCTGCTGTCGGAGATCGCCCAGCGCTGCGACGCCAAGGTCACCCTGGTCGAGGGCGAATGGGGCAAGGTCGTCGATCCGCAGGCCGTGGAGGACGCGGTCAAGCGCGTGCGCCCGCGGCTGGTGGCTTGCGTGCACGGCGACACCTCCACCACAATGGCCCAGCCGATCGCGGCGATCGGCGAGATCTGCCAACGCTACGACGCCCTGCTCTATGTCGACGCCACCGCCACCATCGGCGGCATGAGCACGCCGGTCGACGCCTGGCGGGCCGACATCGTCACCGGCGGGCTGCAGAAGTGTCTGGGCGGGCCATCGGGCTCGGGCCCGATCACGATCTCGGACCGCGCCGCCGAGCACATCAACGGCCGCAAGCACGTCGAGGCCGGCATCGCCACGGCCGGGAGCGTCGCCGGCAACGGCCGCCGCATCGCCTCCAACTATTTCGACCTGGCGATGATCATGGACTACTGGTCCGACAAGCGCCTGAACCACCACACCGAGGCCGCCTCGATGCTGTACGCGGCCCGCGAATGCGCCCGGGTGGTGCTGGAGGAGGGGCTGCAGGCCCGCTTCGCCCGCCACGCCCAGGCCGGGGCGGCGGTGGTGGCCGGGGTCGAGGCCATGGGCCTGAGCGTCTACGGCGACAAGGCCCACAAGATGACCAATGTCACCGCCGTGGTCATCCCGCCGGGCGTCGACGGCGACCGGGTGCGGACGCGCATGCGCACCGACTTCGAGATCGAGATCGGCACGGCCTTCGGGCCGCTGGCGGGCAAGGTCTGGCGGATCGGGGCGATGGGGGTGAACGCCCGCAAGCACGCTGTGCTGACGACCCTGGCGGCGCTGGAGGCGGTGCTGCGCGGTGAGGGTTATGGATTCACGGCCGGCGCCGGGGTGGATGCTGCACTGGGGATGTTCTCGTGA